A genomic window from Planococcus rifietoensis includes:
- a CDS encoding YveK family protein: MESTFNMKEFFKNLKKRLPLIIAMTVAFVAVAAAVSYLWMKPVYQASTQILVNKAPANAQEFSMQDIDTNLQLISTYNVIIKSPAILTEVINELGLNETVQSLNERIEVSSIEDSQVVTLEVEDGSMQQAVLIANTTAKVFEQEIRNLMRVDNVSILAPATMPASPEPVKPDPLFNMAVGAIIGFMLGTGLAIVLDQLNTTVRTEEDIDELLGLQVLGVVSPVGDLDRTDKPSKHTDRMELDENVEPDSVKTAARPKVGSTY, translated from the coding sequence ATGGAAAGTACATTCAATATGAAAGAGTTTTTCAAAAACCTGAAGAAACGCCTGCCGCTCATCATCGCGATGACAGTCGCTTTTGTCGCTGTCGCGGCAGCTGTCAGTTATTTATGGATGAAACCTGTCTATCAGGCATCGACGCAGATTCTCGTCAATAAAGCCCCGGCAAATGCCCAGGAATTCAGCATGCAGGATATTGATACCAACCTCCAGCTGATCAGCACCTATAACGTCATCATCAAGAGTCCAGCGATTTTGACGGAAGTCATCAACGAACTCGGGCTGAACGAAACCGTGCAATCACTGAACGAGCGAATCGAAGTCTCCAGCATCGAGGATTCACAAGTCGTGACACTCGAAGTCGAAGACGGGTCAATGCAGCAGGCGGTGTTGATCGCCAATACGACCGCCAAAGTGTTTGAGCAGGAAATCCGCAATTTGATGCGTGTCGACAATGTCAGCATACTCGCCCCTGCCACGATGCCTGCAAGCCCTGAGCCGGTTAAGCCGGATCCGCTGTTCAATATGGCAGTTGGCGCAATCATCGGCTTCATGCTCGGGACTGGCCTTGCGATTGTCCTGGATCAATTGAACACGACGGTACGCACGGAAGAAGATATCGATGAATTGCTCGGGCTGCAAGTGCTCGGCGTGGTGAGTCCGGTCGGCGACTTGGACAGAACGGATAAACCATCGAAACATACTGACAGAATGGAGTTGGATGAGAATGTTGAACCAGACAGCGTCAAAACGGCCGCTCGCCCGAAAGTTGGTAGCACGTATTAA
- a CDS encoding DUF4870 domain-containing protein: protein MIENKIKMTNEPPVSFEQQTVFKQSREAPSTQPSITGLGLSENVAGSLAYLLGFFSGFILLMVERENRFVRYHAFQSVYVSILFFTLFTAAGMMPMTGWVAEVLLMPIGLVLWIILMLNAHNGKALRLWIIGRFAEKQLH from the coding sequence ATGATTGAAAACAAAATCAAGATGACGAATGAACCGCCTGTCAGTTTCGAGCAGCAGACCGTCTTCAAGCAGAGCCGGGAAGCCCCGAGTACACAGCCTTCCATCACTGGGCTTGGCCTTTCGGAAAATGTTGCAGGATCGCTTGCGTATTTGCTCGGATTTTTCTCGGGGTTCATCCTGCTGATGGTTGAACGGGAAAATCGTTTCGTCCGCTACCACGCTTTCCAGTCCGTATACGTCTCGATTCTTTTTTTTACACTGTTTACAGCAGCCGGCATGATGCCGATGACGGGATGGGTGGCCGAAGTGCTGTTGATGCCGATCGGCTTGGTATTGTGGATCATCCTTATGTTGAATGCGCATAACGGGAAGGCGCTTCGCTTATGGATCATCGGCCGCTTTGCAGAAAAACAGCTCCACTGA
- a CDS encoding response regulator transcription factor, with product MNSATVLIVEDEDGIRELMRLFLVKKGYKIIEAEDGYEAMDVLSKENPDLILLDIEMPGMSGLELCEKIRIRTKTPILFVSYRKELAYKIQGLEVGGDDYITKPFDFTELEARVKAILRRNGWKSGEEDKLSILKFGDLHIHVDSRELYVKGKPVKLYHKEFQLLLLMAQTPNRVWTAEQLYDQVWGYYSEGDVQTVKVHISNLRRKVENDPATPRYIQTVRGFGYKFMN from the coding sequence ATGAACAGTGCGACTGTATTGATTGTCGAAGACGAAGACGGCATCCGCGAATTGATGCGTTTGTTCTTGGTGAAGAAAGGCTATAAAATCATCGAGGCCGAAGACGGCTATGAAGCGATGGATGTATTGTCGAAAGAAAATCCGGATTTGATCTTGCTGGATATCGAAATGCCGGGGATGAGCGGCTTGGAATTATGCGAAAAGATCCGCATACGCACCAAGACGCCGATCCTTTTTGTCAGCTACCGCAAAGAACTGGCTTATAAAATTCAAGGGCTGGAAGTAGGGGGAGATGATTATATCACCAAGCCCTTCGATTTTACCGAACTCGAAGCGCGCGTCAAAGCAATCCTCCGCCGCAACGGCTGGAAGAGTGGGGAAGAGGACAAGCTGTCGATCCTGAAATTCGGTGATCTTCATATCCATGTTGATTCACGCGAGCTCTATGTGAAGGGCAAGCCCGTAAAACTCTACCATAAAGAATTTCAATTATTGCTCTTGATGGCCCAGACGCCGAACCGTGTCTGGACAGCCGAACAATTATACGACCAAGTGTGGGGCTATTATTCAGAAGGCGATGTCCAAACCGTCAAGGTCCACATCAGCAATCTGCGCCGGAAAGTGGAGAACGATCCAGCCACCCCGCGTTACATCCAGACCGTTCGGGGATTCGGCTATAAGTTTATGAATTGA